A window of the Amycolatopsis solani genome harbors these coding sequences:
- a CDS encoding MauE/DoxX family redox-associated membrane protein, with protein sequence MNIFWAAAMTVLSAAGAILLVAAGVGHAVRHREHRAVLRAHGLLPPAFARPATGAELLIGAGTLAVLLAAPANAAPAVVAQAVLYGVFAGYAGVLRVRRPGVPCGCFGTEVVSWAVVARAAVLAAGSAACAALGAAGPLCVAAGAVVAMAVYLLA encoded by the coding sequence GTGAACATTTTCTGGGCGGCGGCGATGACCGTTTTGTCCGCGGCGGGCGCGATTCTTCTGGTCGCCGCCGGCGTCGGGCACGCGGTGCGCCACCGCGAGCACCGGGCGGTGCTGCGGGCGCACGGCCTGCTGCCCCCGGCGTTCGCCCGGCCGGCGACGGGCGCGGAGCTGCTGATCGGGGCGGGCACGCTGGCGGTGCTGCTCGCGGCCCCGGCGAACGCCGCACCGGCCGTGGTCGCGCAGGCCGTGCTCTACGGCGTCTTCGCCGGGTACGCGGGTGTGCTGCGCGTGCGACGGCCGGGCGTGCCGTGCGGTTGCTTCGGCACCGAGGTGGTGTCGTGGGCCGTGGTGGCGCGAGCGGCCGTGCTCGCCGCGGGCAGCGCCGCCTGCGCGGCCCTCGGCGCGGCGGGCCCGCTGTGCGTGGCGGCGGGTGCCGTCGTCGCGATGGCGGTTTACTTGCTCGCCTGA
- a CDS encoding helix-turn-helix transcriptional regulator codes for MSEVVYNRIAMLRAERSISRRQLAEALGVHYQTIGYLERGEYSPSLYLALRIAEFFEVSVEVLFSTKPFPRLGERSA; via the coding sequence ATGAGTGAGGTCGTCTACAACCGGATCGCGATGCTGCGCGCCGAGCGGTCGATCTCGCGGCGCCAGCTCGCGGAGGCCCTCGGCGTGCACTACCAGACGATCGGCTACCTGGAACGCGGCGAGTACAGCCCGAGCCTCTACCTGGCGCTGCGGATCGCGGAGTTCTTCGAGGTCTCGGTGGAGGTCCTGTTCTCCACGAAACCGTTCCCCCGCCTGGGAGAACGCTCCGCGTGA
- a CDS encoding ABC transporter permease produces MNPKTAALRTGLARGWIEFKQTWTNRDDVVGQVVFVALFLGALFFMRNATLPGTGFSLGAATVPGVLGAGIVFNGLNSTAGYLAIDREDGTLLRAKATPNGMLGYLVGKTTAVAMAQVAGILLVLVPCLFLFDSLAPDGVFSYLHLVWVLALGLVATLPLGAALGSLTNSPRSIALITLPIMGLGAISGIFYPITALPSWVQGIAQVFPMYWLGLGMRSALLPDAAVVVEIGQSWRPLPTLAVLVAWSVIGLALAPALLRRMARREAGSSVAERREKAMQRVG; encoded by the coding sequence ATGAACCCCAAGACCGCGGCGCTGCGCACCGGCCTGGCGCGCGGCTGGATCGAGTTCAAGCAGACCTGGACCAACCGGGACGACGTCGTCGGCCAAGTGGTCTTCGTCGCGCTCTTCCTCGGTGCGCTGTTCTTCATGCGCAACGCGACCCTGCCCGGCACCGGGTTCTCGCTCGGCGCGGCCACCGTGCCCGGCGTGCTCGGCGCCGGCATCGTGTTCAACGGCTTGAACAGCACGGCGGGCTACCTCGCCATCGACCGCGAGGACGGCACGCTGCTGCGCGCGAAGGCGACGCCGAACGGCATGCTCGGCTACCTGGTCGGGAAGACGACGGCGGTGGCGATGGCGCAGGTCGCCGGGATCCTGCTGGTGCTGGTCCCGTGCCTGTTCCTGTTCGACTCGCTGGCCCCGGACGGCGTGTTCTCGTACCTGCACCTGGTGTGGGTGCTGGCGCTCGGGCTGGTCGCGACCCTGCCGCTCGGGGCCGCGCTGGGGTCGCTCACCAACAGCCCGCGCTCGATCGCGCTGATCACGCTGCCGATCATGGGCCTGGGCGCGATCTCCGGGATCTTCTACCCGATCACCGCCCTGCCGAGCTGGGTGCAGGGCATCGCGCAGGTGTTCCCGATGTACTGGCTGGGCCTCGGCATGCGCTCGGCGCTGCTGCCGGACGCCGCGGTCGTCGTCGAGATCGGGCAGTCGTGGCGGCCCTTGCCGACCCTCGCCGTGCTCGTCGCGTGGTCCGTGATCGGATTGGCACTGGCCCCGGCCCTGCTCCGCCGCATGGCGCGGCGCGAAGCGGGTTCCTCGGTGGCCGAACGGCGGGAAAAGGCCATGCAGCGTGTGGGGTAG
- a CDS encoding ABC transporter ATP-binding protein: MRDPAEPVVRVRGLRMRYGTNDVLHGVEFEAHRGEVVCLLGPNGAGKTTTIEILEGFRMRSAGEVSVLGADPAHGGEDWRARLGVVLQSWRDHGKWRVRELLAHLGRYYAPYSTPAMPRPWDVDELIGAVGLTEHAHKKLKQLSGGQRRRLDVAIGIVGRPELLFLDEPTAGFDPEARREFHDLVHRLSDELDTTILLTTHDLDEAEKLADRILILNGGRIIADGSADALSRQISGEAEVRWSVGGQRFVHSTTEATKYVYDLFRQHGEAVADLEVRRASLEDTYMTLVHRAETGGETELGLQEASAR; encoded by the coding sequence ATGAGAGATCCAGCCGAGCCGGTGGTCCGCGTGCGCGGGCTGCGCATGCGCTACGGCACGAACGACGTGCTCCACGGCGTCGAGTTCGAGGCGCACCGGGGCGAAGTCGTCTGCCTGCTCGGGCCCAACGGCGCGGGCAAGACGACCACGATCGAGATCCTCGAGGGCTTCCGGATGCGGTCGGCCGGCGAGGTGAGCGTGCTGGGTGCCGACCCGGCGCACGGGGGTGAGGACTGGCGGGCGCGGCTGGGGGTCGTCCTGCAGTCCTGGCGCGACCACGGTAAGTGGCGCGTCCGCGAGCTGCTCGCGCACCTCGGCCGGTACTACGCGCCGTACTCGACGCCCGCCATGCCGCGGCCGTGGGACGTCGACGAGCTGATCGGGGCGGTCGGGCTCACCGAGCACGCGCACAAGAAGCTCAAACAGCTCTCCGGCGGCCAGCGGCGGCGGCTCGACGTCGCGATCGGCATCGTCGGGCGGCCCGAGCTGCTGTTCCTCGACGAGCCGACCGCCGGTTTCGACCCCGAAGCGCGCCGCGAGTTCCACGACCTCGTGCACCGGCTGTCCGACGAGCTCGACACCACGATCCTGCTCACCACGCACGACCTCGACGAGGCCGAGAAGCTGGCCGACCGGATCCTCATCCTCAACGGCGGCCGGATCATCGCCGACGGCTCGGCCGACGCGCTGAGCCGGCAGATCTCCGGGGAGGCCGAGGTCCGCTGGAGCGTCGGCGGCCAGCGCTTCGTGCACTCGACGACCGAAGCGACGAAGTACGTGTACGACCTGTTCAGGCAGCACGGCGAAGCGGTCGCGGACCTCGAGGTCCGGCGGGCGTCGCTCGAAGACACCTACATGACGCTGGTCCACCGCGCCGAGACCGGCGGCGAAACGGAGCTCGGCCTCCAGGAAGCGAGTGCGCGATGA
- a CDS encoding DUF6191 domain-containing protein, translating to MGTWLGLALPGGVVILLVMAAIELRPRKDGSRFKARLSATYVEETTAFLYGTKRRELEHRETTSMLVEQDAEGAPPWRDVDLDAGIARIRPRSGPPGPENGQLQ from the coding sequence ATGGGTACTTGGCTGGGCCTCGCGCTCCCGGGTGGCGTCGTGATCCTGCTGGTCATGGCCGCGATCGAACTGCGGCCGCGCAAGGACGGCTCGCGGTTCAAGGCGCGGCTGTCCGCGACGTACGTCGAGGAGACGACCGCGTTCCTCTACGGCACCAAGCGGCGTGAGCTGGAACACCGGGAAACCACGTCGATGCTCGTCGAGCAGGACGCCGAAGGGGCGCCTCCGTGGCGTGACGTGGACTTGGACGCCGGAATCGCCAGGATCCGGCCGCGTTCGGGCCCGCCGGGGCCGGAAAACGGCCAGCTACAGTGA
- a CDS encoding precorrin-3B synthase, with product MPTPARVRADACPGVFAPHDAADGPLARVRLPGGAISAAGLRALADAAEACGDGDLHLTSRGNVQLRGVTRPGLAERLTDAGLLPSPSHERVRNVLASPSSGLRGGLADVRGLAASLDRALCAVPELAALPGRFLFAFDDGRGDVAGEGADVCWRATGPSEGTLLLAGGDTGRRVARADAVATAIEVAREFCRVRGAAWRVAELDDSAWRGTPVSFAEAEVVAGVFSRDDGGLAAGVVPRFGQLSAAQARALAEFGTAVVTPWKSVVLPDVPADVFARLGFGATALGTTACIGRPGCAKSRADVRADAVFRPGLRAHFSGCERRCGKPSQSHVDVVAEADGYRVDGRWVPLDEVKGTL from the coding sequence ATGCCGACCCCAGCACGCGTGCGAGCCGACGCGTGCCCTGGTGTTTTCGCACCCCACGACGCCGCCGACGGGCCACTCGCGCGGGTGCGGCTGCCCGGCGGTGCGATTTCCGCGGCCGGGCTGCGCGCGCTGGCCGACGCCGCCGAGGCGTGCGGTGACGGCGACCTCCACCTCACCTCGCGCGGCAACGTCCAGCTGCGCGGCGTCACCCGCCCCGGCCTCGCCGAGCGGCTGACCGACGCCGGCCTGCTGCCTTCGCCGTCGCACGAGCGGGTCCGGAACGTGCTGGCCTCGCCGTCGAGCGGGCTGCGCGGCGGGCTCGCCGACGTCCGGGGCCTGGCCGCTTCGCTCGACCGCGCGCTGTGTGCCGTACCCGAGCTGGCCGCGCTGCCCGGCCGGTTCCTCTTCGCCTTCGACGACGGCCGCGGCGACGTCGCCGGGGAAGGCGCCGATGTCTGCTGGCGCGCGACCGGGCCGTCCGAAGGCACGCTGCTGCTCGCGGGTGGCGACACCGGACGCCGGGTGGCCCGCGCCGACGCCGTCGCCACGGCGATCGAGGTCGCGCGGGAGTTCTGCCGCGTGCGCGGAGCCGCCTGGCGCGTCGCCGAACTCGACGACTCGGCCTGGCGCGGAACGCCGGTTTCCTTCGCGGAAGCCGAAGTCGTGGCCGGGGTGTTCTCGCGCGACGACGGCGGCCTCGCGGCCGGGGTCGTGCCGCGCTTCGGGCAGCTTTCCGCCGCGCAGGCGCGGGCCTTGGCGGAGTTCGGGACGGCGGTGGTCACGCCGTGGAAGTCCGTGGTGCTGCCGGACGTTCCCGCGGATGTCTTCGCGCGGCTGGGTTTCGGGGCGACCGCCCTGGGCACCACCGCCTGCATCGGCCGGCCCGGCTGCGCGAAGTCGCGCGCCGACGTGCGCGCCGACGCGGTGTTCCGGCCCGGGCTGCGCGCGCACTTTTCGGGCTGCGAACGGCGGTGCGGCAAGCCGTCGCAGTCCCATGTGGACGTGGTCGCGGAAGCGGACGGATATCGGGTCGACGGCCGGTGGGTGCCGCTCGACGAGGTGAAGGGAACCCTGTGA
- a CDS encoding precorrin-8X methylmutase, which yields MIDYLRDGAEIYRHSFATIREEADLAILPDDVAGLAVRMIHACGMVDLVDDLRYTLDVVESGRAALEAGAPILCDAQMIASGVTRRRLPAANEVLCTLSDPSVPGLAERMGTTRSAAALELWRDKLPGSVVAIGNAPTALFRLLEILDEGVGAPAAIIGVPVGFVGAVESKVELAKRAPAPYLVVHGRRGGSAMAVAAINALASAEE from the coding sequence GTGATCGACTACCTGCGGGACGGTGCCGAGATCTACCGGCACTCGTTCGCCACGATCCGCGAGGAGGCGGACCTGGCGATCCTGCCCGACGACGTGGCCGGGCTGGCGGTCCGGATGATCCACGCCTGCGGCATGGTCGATCTGGTCGACGACCTGCGCTACACCCTCGACGTCGTCGAGTCGGGCCGGGCCGCGCTGGAAGCGGGCGCGCCGATCCTGTGCGACGCGCAGATGATCGCCAGCGGCGTCACCCGCCGCCGCCTGCCCGCGGCCAACGAAGTGCTCTGCACGCTGTCGGACCCGTCGGTGCCCGGGCTCGCGGAGCGGATGGGCACCACGCGATCGGCGGCGGCGCTGGAACTGTGGCGCGACAAGCTGCCCGGCTCGGTCGTCGCGATCGGCAACGCGCCGACCGCGTTGTTCCGCCTGCTGGAGATCCTCGACGAAGGCGTGGGCGCCCCGGCGGCGATCATCGGCGTGCCGGTGGGCTTCGTCGGCGCCGTCGAGTCCAAAGTGGAACTCGCGAAGCGCGCCCCGGCGCCCTACCTGGTGGTGCACGGGCGACGCGGTGGCAGCGCGATGGCCGTGGCGGCGATCAACGCACTCGCGAGCGCCGAAGAATGA
- a CDS encoding precorrin-2 C(20)-methyltransferase — MNTGKLYGVGLGPGDPELMTVKAARLISEASVIAYHSARHGRSIARSVAEPYLREGQIEEKLVYPVTTETTDHPGGYEGAIADFYELSAKRLAEHLDAGRDVVLLCEGDPFFYGSYMYMHERLSGRFEAIVVPGVTSVSAASSVLGRPLVQRDEVLTVLPGTLPAPELARRLADTDAAAVLKLGRTFSSVREAFEEAGKLDDAVFVERATWGQQRIEPLASVDPSSVPYFSLALLPSPAYASRQSPASSSPSTSSGGEVVVVGLGPAGPSWLTPEAAAELAEAEHIVGYGPYVARVPQKAGQQRHASGNRVEADRAREALALAAAGARVAVVSSGDPGVFAMASAVLEQAAEGHGGGVRVRVVPGVTAAQAAASRVGAPLGHDYCVLSLSDRLKPWEIIEKRLDAAGAADLVLALYNPASRTRTTQLADARSVLLRHRSASTPVVVARDVGGPEEDIRVTTLGDLDPSTVDMRCLLIVGSSRTLVENGIVWTPRSY, encoded by the coding sequence ATGAACACCGGCAAGCTGTACGGCGTCGGCCTCGGCCCCGGCGACCCGGAACTGATGACGGTCAAGGCGGCCCGGCTCATTTCGGAAGCCTCGGTGATCGCGTACCACAGCGCGCGCCACGGCCGCAGCATCGCGCGTTCGGTCGCCGAGCCGTACCTGCGCGAGGGGCAGATCGAGGAGAAGCTCGTCTACCCGGTCACCACCGAGACGACCGACCACCCCGGCGGCTACGAGGGCGCGATCGCGGACTTCTACGAGCTGAGCGCGAAGCGGCTCGCCGAGCACCTCGACGCGGGGCGCGACGTCGTCCTGCTCTGCGAAGGCGACCCGTTCTTCTACGGCTCGTACATGTACATGCACGAACGGCTTTCCGGCCGGTTCGAAGCGATCGTCGTCCCGGGCGTGACGTCGGTGAGCGCGGCGTCCTCGGTGCTGGGCCGCCCCCTGGTCCAGCGCGACGAGGTCCTGACGGTCCTCCCGGGCACCCTCCCGGCCCCGGAACTGGCCCGCCGCTTGGCCGACACCGACGCGGCGGCCGTCCTGAAGCTGGGCCGCACGTTTTCGTCGGTGCGCGAGGCGTTCGAGGAGGCGGGGAAGCTCGACGACGCCGTCTTCGTCGAGCGGGCGACGTGGGGGCAGCAGCGGATCGAGCCGCTGGCTTCGGTGGACCCGTCGTCGGTGCCGTACTTTTCGCTGGCTCTGCTGCCTTCGCCGGCTTACGCTTCGCGCCAGTCGCCTGCTTCTTCTTCCCCTTCGACTTCGTCCGGCGGCGAAGTCGTGGTGGTCGGCCTAGGCCCGGCGGGTCCTTCGTGGCTGACGCCGGAAGCGGCTGCCGAGCTGGCCGAAGCCGAGCACATCGTGGGGTACGGCCCGTATGTCGCCCGGGTGCCGCAGAAGGCGGGCCAGCAGCGGCACGCGTCGGGCAACCGGGTCGAGGCGGACCGGGCTCGGGAAGCCCTTGCCCTTGCCGCGGCCGGCGCCCGGGTGGCGGTGGTGTCTTCGGGTGACCCGGGCGTGTTCGCGATGGCGTCGGCTGTCCTGGAGCAGGCGGCCGAAGGCCATGGCGGCGGTGTGCGGGTCCGTGTCGTCCCGGGCGTGACGGCAGCCCAGGCAGCGGCTTCGCGTGTTGGTGCGCCACTGGGACACGACTATTGCGTGCTTTCGCTGTCGGATCGGTTGAAGCCGTGGGAGATCATCGAGAAGCGCCTGGACGCAGCGGGCGCGGCGGACCTGGTGCTGGCGCTGTACAACCCGGCTTCGCGTACTCGGACGACTCAGCTGGCTGATGCTCGCTCGGTGTTGCTCCGCCACCGTTCCGCGTCGACCCCCGTCGTCGTGGCGCGGGATGTGGGCGGCCCGGAGGAGGACATCCGCGTCACGACCCTCGGGGACCTCGATCCGTCCACTGTGGACATGCGCTGCCTGCTGATCGTGGGCTCTTCCCGCACCCTCGTGGAGAACGGCATCGTCTGGACGCCCCGGAGTTACTAG
- a CDS encoding arabinosyltransferase domain-containing protein has product MRLIAVALGLLSALCALAFPFLPVVQDTAEVVWPTGSDTRSVNAPLTGYWAQDLRAELPCAAIRSVDARTNGPGLLFATVPDGRTDPNSGKGVGLQLRVDNGVLFASSQGQQIAQQPLPAEKCDVELDVDATQMTLAVAGTPIFHAEGDVRPRLVGIYSSINSSKDPIAGLHVSVVPDTRYQTSPTALKIVVGVVAILSLIGCMIAVWRRDSGFARRAPRWAPVGWWRLTLRDATVIAALGAWVFIGPVTSDDGYILTMARVTESTGYLTNYHRWFGVAEAPFGWFYHVFELMTHVSTVPPWIRLPSFLLGVLSWLLISREVMPRLGTQIRTSRPASWAAATVFLIWWMPYNNGVRPEPVAALGSLLAICAVERTLVTRRLLPLCLGLTAAGFTLAATPTGLIAVAPFLVAARPLFKLVRQRANESGWLPVLAPLAAAGLLVLVVVFADQTFATVQEATRIRTQVGPNLSWFQELARYQLLFESLPDGSAPRRFPVLLVGLCTATCLVMLLRRGRIQGAALGPARRLIGTTALFFLLLALTPTKWTHHFGAFAAVGASMAALTALATSSTVLRSKRNRAAFLAGLLVVAALAATGPNTYWFVSRLGVQWTNVAPSIGGIGLSTILLVAAAIAGIYAFVENVRAHRPGAPAQVQEGRLRALRLGSLSLVVVCGLVAAGEFVTMAWAIHNQAGSYSLGAANVGHLFGKSCNLSDHVMVERDAATSILHTQSEQRTVAEKPQENSPLPNPDQDNGRVQTGFHTRPVDDKDPLAEPPHGFTPDKVPMWSSFLDPETRAGRLRSDWYALTEKPADGQIVVATAGAARRPTSVSLDYGHNTPDGVKIVRSQFVLPPGSGTNGWNDTRINLRDLPPETDAVRINIVDNDLTEDGWIAASAPRVPTFTTLTDRIGAKPVYVDWPASFVYPCVQPVTSHDGISQVPAYRITAGGLADEANWASSTNGGPIGWLEELAEEPEVPSYLIGQPSQSWGQLLQIEPFTEGIAPTVVHGEKTVPGWWSPGPGPRQPNGKDPTR; this is encoded by the coding sequence ATGCGTCTGATTGCCGTAGCGCTGGGGTTGCTCTCGGCCTTGTGCGCGCTGGCTTTCCCCTTCCTGCCGGTGGTGCAGGACACGGCGGAGGTCGTCTGGCCGACCGGCAGCGACACCCGCTCCGTCAACGCGCCCTTGACCGGGTACTGGGCCCAGGACCTGCGGGCCGAGCTGCCGTGCGCGGCGATCCGCTCGGTCGACGCCCGCACGAACGGCCCGGGCCTGCTGTTCGCCACCGTGCCGGACGGGCGCACCGACCCGAACTCCGGCAAGGGCGTCGGCCTCCAGCTGCGCGTCGACAACGGCGTGCTGTTCGCCTCCAGCCAGGGCCAGCAGATCGCCCAGCAGCCGCTGCCCGCCGAGAAGTGCGACGTCGAGCTGGACGTCGACGCGACGCAGATGACCCTCGCCGTGGCGGGGACGCCGATCTTCCACGCCGAAGGGGACGTCCGGCCGCGGCTCGTCGGCATCTACTCCTCGATCAACTCGAGCAAGGATCCCATCGCCGGCCTGCACGTCTCGGTCGTGCCGGACACGCGCTACCAGACGTCGCCGACCGCGCTGAAGATCGTCGTCGGCGTGGTCGCCATTCTGTCGCTGATCGGCTGCATGATCGCCGTCTGGCGGCGCGACTCCGGCTTCGCGCGCCGCGCCCCGCGCTGGGCGCCGGTCGGCTGGTGGCGGCTGACGCTGCGGGACGCCACGGTGATCGCCGCGCTCGGCGCGTGGGTCTTCATCGGGCCGGTGACCTCGGACGACGGCTACATCCTCACGATGGCCCGGGTCACCGAGTCGACCGGTTACCTGACGAACTACCACCGCTGGTTCGGCGTCGCCGAGGCGCCGTTCGGCTGGTTCTACCATGTGTTCGAGCTGATGACGCACGTCAGCACGGTGCCGCCGTGGATCCGGCTCCCGTCGTTCCTGCTCGGCGTGCTCAGCTGGCTGCTGATCAGCCGCGAGGTGATGCCGCGCCTCGGCACCCAGATCCGCACCAGCCGCCCGGCCAGCTGGGCCGCGGCGACGGTGTTCCTGATCTGGTGGATGCCCTACAACAACGGCGTCCGACCGGAACCGGTGGCCGCGCTCGGCTCGCTGCTGGCGATCTGCGCGGTCGAGCGCACGCTGGTGACGCGGCGGCTGCTGCCGCTGTGCCTCGGCCTGACCGCGGCCGGGTTCACGCTGGCCGCGACGCCGACCGGGCTGATCGCGGTGGCGCCGTTCCTGGTCGCCGCGCGGCCGCTGTTCAAGCTGGTGCGCCAGCGCGCGAACGAAAGCGGCTGGCTCCCGGTGCTGGCGCCGCTCGCCGCGGCCGGGCTGCTCGTGCTGGTCGTGGTGTTCGCCGACCAGACGTTCGCGACCGTGCAGGAAGCCACCCGGATCCGCACGCAGGTCGGCCCGAACCTGTCGTGGTTCCAGGAGCTCGCGCGCTACCAGCTGTTGTTCGAGAGCCTGCCGGACGGCTCGGCGCCACGCCGGTTCCCGGTGCTGCTGGTCGGCCTCTGCACGGCCACCTGCCTGGTGATGCTGCTGCGCCGCGGCCGCATCCAGGGCGCGGCGCTCGGCCCCGCGCGCCGCCTGATCGGCACGACGGCGTTGTTCTTCCTGCTGCTGGCCCTGACCCCGACGAAGTGGACGCACCACTTCGGCGCGTTCGCCGCGGTCGGCGCGTCGATGGCGGCGCTGACCGCGCTCGCGACCAGCTCGACGGTGCTGCGGTCCAAACGCAACCGCGCGGCCTTCCTGGCCGGGCTGCTGGTCGTCGCCGCGCTGGCCGCGACCGGGCCGAACACCTACTGGTTCGTCTCACGCCTCGGCGTCCAGTGGACGAACGTGGCGCCGTCCATCGGCGGCATCGGCCTGTCCACGATCCTGCTGGTGGCGGCCGCGATCGCCGGGATATACGCGTTCGTCGAGAACGTCCGCGCGCACCGCCCGGGCGCGCCCGCCCAGGTCCAGGAGGGCCGGCTGCGCGCGCTGCGGCTCGGGTCGCTTTCGCTGGTGGTGGTCTGCGGCCTGGTGGCGGCGGGAGAGTTCGTCACGATGGCGTGGGCGATCCACAACCAGGCCGGCAGCTACAGCCTCGGCGCGGCGAACGTCGGGCACCTGTTCGGCAAGAGCTGCAACCTGTCCGACCACGTGATGGTCGAGCGCGACGCGGCGACGAGCATCCTGCACACGCAGTCCGAGCAGCGGACCGTCGCGGAGAAGCCGCAGGAGAACTCGCCCCTGCCGAACCCGGACCAGGACAACGGCCGCGTCCAGACCGGCTTCCACACCCGCCCGGTCGACGACAAGGACCCGCTGGCCGAGCCGCCGCACGGGTTCACGCCGGACAAGGTGCCGATGTGGTCGAGCTTCCTCGACCCGGAAACCCGCGCCGGGCGGCTGCGCAGCGACTGGTACGCGCTGACGGAGAAGCCGGCGGACGGCCAGATCGTGGTGGCGACCGCGGGCGCGGCCCGCCGCCCGACGTCGGTCAGCCTCGACTACGGCCACAACACCCCGGACGGCGTGAAGATCGTCCGCAGCCAGTTCGTGCTCCCGCCGGGCTCGGGCACCAACGGCTGGAACGACACCCGCATCAACCTGCGCGACCTCCCCCCGGAGACGGACGCGGTCCGCATCAACATCGTCGACAACGACCTCACGGAGGACGGCTGGATCGCGGCGTCCGCCCCCCGCGTCCCGACGTTCACGACGCTGACGGACCGCATCGGCGCGAAGCCGGTGTACGTCGACTGGCCGGCGTCGTTCGTGTACCCGTGCGTCCAGCCGGTGACGTCCCACGACGGCATTTCCCAGGTCCCGGCCTACCGCATCACCGCGGGCGGCCTGGCGGACGAGGCGAACTGGGCGTCATCGACGAACGGCGGTCCGATCGGGTGGCTGGAGGAGCTGGCCGAGGAGCCGGAGGTCCCGAGTTACCTGATCGGGCAGCCGAGCCAGTCGTGGGGCCAGCTGCTGCAGATCGAGCCGTTCACGGAAGGCATCGCACCGACGGTGGTGCACGGGGAGAAGACGGTGCCGGGTTGGTGGTCGCCTGGACCGGGACCCCGCCAGCCGAACGGCAAGGACCCGACGCGCTGA
- the bluB gene encoding 5,6-dimethylbenzimidazole synthase yields MIEEFYEVLRKRRDVRGEFTGAPIPEATLTRVLEAAHAAPSVGLTQPWDFVLVEDHPTREKFAKHVHEEREVFAAQLAEDRASTFANIKIEGILEASLGIVVTYDPARGAPDVLGRHAIADAGLYSVCLAIQNLWLAATAEGLGVGWVSFYREPFLSELLGIPDGVRPVAWLCVGPVSRLETVPDLERHGWRNRRPLTEAVHHGRFTPRDPGAASAAGR; encoded by the coding sequence ATGATCGAAGAGTTCTACGAAGTCCTGCGCAAGCGGCGGGACGTCCGCGGCGAGTTCACCGGCGCGCCCATCCCCGAAGCGACGTTGACGAGAGTGCTCGAAGCCGCGCACGCCGCGCCCAGCGTCGGGCTCACCCAGCCCTGGGACTTCGTGCTGGTCGAGGACCACCCGACGCGGGAGAAGTTCGCGAAGCACGTCCACGAGGAGCGCGAAGTCTTCGCCGCGCAGCTCGCCGAAGACCGCGCGAGCACCTTCGCGAACATCAAGATCGAAGGCATCCTCGAAGCGAGTCTCGGCATCGTCGTCACCTACGACCCGGCCCGCGGCGCGCCCGACGTGCTCGGCAGGCACGCGATCGCCGACGCCGGCCTGTACTCGGTGTGCCTGGCGATCCAGAACCTCTGGCTCGCCGCCACCGCGGAAGGCCTCGGCGTCGGCTGGGTGAGCTTCTACCGGGAGCCGTTCCTGAGCGAGCTGCTCGGCATCCCCGACGGCGTCCGGCCGGTCGCGTGGCTCTGCGTGGGCCCGGTGAGCCGGCTCGAGACAGTGCCGGACCTGGAGCGCCACGGCTGGCGCAACCGCCGTCCCCTGACCGAGGCGGTCCACCACGGGCGGTTCACCCCGCGTGATCCGGGGGCTGCGTCAGCCGCCGGTCGCTGA
- a CDS encoding cobalt-precorrin-6A reductase yields the protein MILILGGTGEARQLAEALTAREVRVVSSLAGRVARPRLPAGEVRVGGFGGPEGLATWLREHDVAAVVDATHPFAERIGANAAKAAELTGTPLLRLARPGRQPSPQDVWHWADDLADAARQLPGLGKRVFLTSGRQGLPAFAHLDDLWFLIRCVDPPAPPLPRHHELILARGPYEVDAERALLERVDVLVTKDSGGGQTSAKLTAARELRKPVLIVRRPPRPAAETATTVPEAVEWVLRR from the coding sequence GTGATCCTCATCCTCGGCGGCACCGGCGAAGCCCGGCAACTCGCCGAAGCCCTGACAGCGCGCGAAGTCCGCGTTGTCTCTTCGCTCGCCGGACGCGTCGCACGGCCACGGCTGCCTGCCGGCGAAGTGCGCGTCGGCGGCTTCGGCGGCCCTGAAGGACTCGCGACCTGGCTGCGCGAGCACGACGTGGCCGCCGTCGTCGACGCCACCCATCCCTTCGCCGAGCGCATCGGCGCCAACGCGGCGAAGGCGGCGGAACTGACCGGCACTCCCCTCCTGCGACTCGCCCGCCCGGGACGGCAGCCGTCGCCGCAGGACGTCTGGCACTGGGCGGACGACCTCGCCGACGCCGCGCGGCAGCTCCCCGGCCTGGGGAAACGCGTGTTCCTCACCAGCGGCCGCCAGGGGCTGCCCGCGTTCGCGCACCTCGACGACCTGTGGTTCCTGATCCGCTGCGTCGATCCGCCCGCACCCCCGCTGCCACGCCACCACGAGCTGATCCTCGCCCGCGGGCCGTACGAAGTCGACGCCGAACGCGCCCTGCTCGAGCGCGTCGACGTCCTGGTCACCAAGGACTCCGGCGGCGGGCAGACCAGCGCGAAGCTGACCGCGGCCCGGGAGCTGCGCAAGCCCGTCCTGATCGTCCGGCGCCCGCCGCGGCCGGCGGCCGAGACCGCCACGACCGTCCCCGAAGCCGTCGAATGGGTGCTGCGCCGATGA